Part of the Diceros bicornis minor isolate mBicDic1 chromosome 2, mDicBic1.mat.cur, whole genome shotgun sequence genome is shown below.
ttcccttgatctttggttttataattaagtgtttgctaatctattttgatagaggactgcgatttttctggttttgtcgacctgttttcctcctcgttcaaaactttgaatcccctttctctttttttcctcagggatgagggccttcttgagcacttcttgtagtgggggtcttgtggcaatgtactcccttagcttttgtttatatgggatagttattatttctccatcatatctgaaggatatttttgctggatagagtattcttggctgaaagtttttgtcctttagaattttgcatatattgttccactctctcctagcctgtaaagtttctgtcgagaaatcggctgagagcctgataggaaatcctttgtatgttatttatttattttttttgtctagctgcccttaatattttttctttgttgttgacttttgccagctttactgctatatgccttagagagggtcttttcatgttgatatatttaggagatctatttatttattcactggtatttctggctccttccccaggtttgggaagctctcagatattatttctttgaacaagttctctgctcctttttccctctcttctccctctggaatacctataatccttatgttggatttcctcattgagttggatatttctcgggagagtttcttcatttctttttagtcttagttctctttcctcctccatctggagcacttctgcattgctgtcctcaatattgctaattctttttgGAAACAAGCTTTAAGGATCTGTAGCAAGTTTTCTCAATGTATTTATTACTAAATAATTATTGGTGCCTTGAAGATGGGTTTGGTACATTGAAGATGGGAACCTTGAAGATGGGTTTGGTTTTTGGAAATCAGACATCATTTGGTGGTGGAGTAGTATTTcatgtttcatctgtaaacaaAGTTCTGGAAGCAGCTGCCAAAAAggaattctgaaatgttttgcTCACTGGCTAAAGTTTGATGATTATTTGGGTTTACAAATTCTAATATGCTTGTTAAAAATCATGTCATTTCTTTATCGTTATTCATCCCAgttttcccctttctcctcctgaAGATGTTAGAGGAGACAAGACCTTTCCTAATGTCCTTTCTGAATTCTACATTTAATGTAGGCAGAGGAGGTCCTTTGCTGTGGTAAACCAAACACCCCAACCTCCTCGAGTCAGGTcaggcaaaatgagaaggaaacagaCTGGCGTTCTGCTGGCTTGAGGAATTGCCAGTCCAGTTTACACACAGACTCAGAAAGGCTAATTGAAGAGTGCCCATTTCCTAACTTAGATTCtgagatctttttttctttctttttttttcactattactGACTCTCAAAAAGTTACCACgtgctttttaaataaaacagtgaGGTGAAGGTACTCATTACTTCATAAATTTCAAGTGTCTCACTCACCTTCCTACAAATCCGCACTTTCTGGATTCACATGGAAAGGTGAATTTGTTCAGCTCTAATTAACATATGAGAAGAGTTTTCATTGCTCTGTGAACACAAGATGCTGCCACTTTATGCCGTAATATGGATTCTCAGTTTAAAAACCGAACCATTGTGAAAGGAATTTAGTTGTAATGCATACAACTTTGAAAACCCAGggcaatttttattaattttataaattcttaCACTGCATTAAGCTGAAATATGCTTAAAGGAGAGCCATAACACTTTTTTAATAACCACAGTTCAACACATTTAGAAATCCCTAACACTTATTAAAGGTAGTAACCCCCAAACTTCTGTCCCTTCTGCTCTTACGCAGCACACTCAGCACAAAGCACTTCCTGGAGCAGAGCTTGTCTCTTGATCAGGGTCGTCGACCACGTAGAAGCCACGCACTTCTATCGCCCGGTAGAGGGTGATGTACTTGGAAACCTTCCTTGTCCTCGGGACCACGTATTTCTCCGTGAACTCGGCCTTGTCCAGTTGCTCCCTGCCTTCTGTGGTCAGAATGCAGTTAATGAACGTGAGGGTATAACTGTAGCAGTTGTGATGGTCTTCTTCATACCTTACAAAACACGGATGTTGAGAAGAGAAGGCTTAGCTTCAAAGGCTGCTCAGGAACAGGCTGGGAAGCTGCCAAAGGACTTTCAGAATTGAAATTGGGCTCACTCAGTGAGCTGCACCCCTACGTGTGCTGGCCGACATGACAGCAAAGCTTTGAGAGACCCTTGACGTCTTGGGCTATTTCTACTAGCAACTTAAGTACAGATAGGAGTCATCCAAATGTTCAGACTGATGACTTAAGTTGTACATAAACTGCCAATTTGGGGAACTTACTTTCACTGAAATTCTAggttctagaagtggaatttcatttCTAAGTTTTAGCATATCCCACAGTGTCTAAACTCACTTCAAGGGAAGCCTCAAAGCAATTTAAATCCACAAGTATGCTATATATCTAAAGTGTTGAGAGAGCAAGaaattgaaaaatttcaaacttcctgaaacaaaaaatttttttaaaactttggatagttttacattttgaacataattttttaaaaattttgttttaaggggGTATACTATTGTGGCTTTTGGTGTACATATTATTAAATGTTAAGTACAAAAATACCTAGCCAAATAACTAAAATAACTAGAGTACTAAGTTCTGGTCCTGTGAGTTCTTAAAATGCTGTGATTCTGTTGTGTAAATGTGCTCACCTCTGCAGAAAACCCAGAGTAATTCAACCCCTGCTTGAATTCTGTTATAGGCACTACTACCTTGATACAGGCTCAACATGAACTAAACAGCCCTTGTGAGCTGGGATCGCACCCGTGTGGTGAATGAGGCCTGGGAGGGGTAGTCTCTGAACCCCGTACCTGTGAGGCAGCCAGGCCCCCGTGGTAGAGAAGTCTTCCAGGTACTTGTCCCACTGGTCCATCAGTCCAAACATGCCAGGCTGCAGTAACGGGATGCTTACACTCTGCTCCCAGCCTGTCTCATCTCGCTGGACACCGTGCGCGGTGTAATTATACACCACTCCTGCAACCAAACCAGAGTCACGCAGGAGCTGAAGGGGAAATGCACCTCTGTGAAAGGAGGCTTCAGAAAATAACAGCAGCCACTGTGGTAACTCTCCATAACCCAGATTGCACTTT
Proteins encoded:
- the MKRN2OS gene encoding MKRN2 opposite strand protein, with the protein product MQQVEAGKPLIKFTHCKKRIYSFRVPRCCPLCQQDMGSRKLEEAPVSISHPFTNGHQEKCSFLLRPTQGTFLREYDGRSDLHVGITNTNGVVYNYTAHGVQRDETGWEQSVSIPLLQPGMFGLMDQWDKYLEDFSTTGAWLPHRYEEDHHNCYSYTLTFINCILTTEGREQLDKAEFTEKYVVPRTRKVSKYITLYRAIEVRGFYVVDDPDQETSSAPGSALC